One region of Fibrobacter sp. UWH6 genomic DNA includes:
- the carB gene encoding carbamoyl-phosphate synthase large subunit — MKIEGIDKVLIIGSGPIVIGQACEFDYSGTQACKALREQGYKIVLVNSNPATIMTDPVMADATYIEPLNLERLEQIIAKERPQALLPNLGGQTGLNLSSALNKAGILDKYGVKVIGVNLDAIERGEDREIFKATMQQLGIDTPRSGICHSVEEAEKIVAEIGYPVVVRPAYTMGGAGGGFCYNVEELRTICGNGLELSMTHQCLIEESILGWEELEVEVVRDSKNQMIAICFIENIDPVGVHTGDSFCAAPFLTIDKKLEEKLKTDAFKIVEAIGVIGGTNVQFAHDPKTGRVVIIEINPRTSRSSALASKATGFPIALVSAKLAAGMTLDQMDYWRDGTLEKYTPSGDYVVLKFARWAFEKFRGVDDCLGTQMKAVGEVMAIGKTYKETLQKAIRGLENGRAGLGFAKDFNKKTKEELLDMMKTASSERHFQMYEAIRKGATDEEVFAATYEKAYFVQQMRELVELEEKMLKTPGRMPSDELLIQAKKDGFGDKYIAKILGIREKDVRAKRIELGMVEGWCAVPVSGVKDQYYYYSTYNCKDESTATNNPKKIMILGGGPNRIGQGIEFDYCCCHAAMALREMGYETIMVNCNPETVSTDYDTSDKLYFEPVTLEDVLQIYKKEQPAGVIVQFGGQTPLNIARALSDEGVKILGTSIDSIDIAEDRDLFRKMMDQL; from the coding sequence ATGAAGATCGAAGGTATCGATAAGGTTCTCATCATCGGCTCTGGTCCTATCGTCATTGGCCAGGCTTGCGAATTCGACTACTCTGGCACCCAGGCCTGTAAGGCTCTGCGCGAACAGGGTTACAAGATCGTGCTGGTGAACTCTAACCCGGCAACCATCATGACCGACCCGGTCATGGCCGACGCCACTTACATCGAACCGCTGAATCTCGAACGCTTGGAACAGATCATTGCCAAGGAACGTCCCCAGGCATTGCTCCCGAACCTCGGCGGTCAGACTGGCTTGAATCTGTCTTCTGCCCTGAACAAGGCCGGCATTCTGGACAAGTACGGCGTGAAGGTGATCGGCGTGAACCTGGACGCTATCGAACGCGGCGAAGACCGTGAAATCTTCAAGGCTACCATGCAGCAGCTGGGCATCGACACCCCGCGCTCCGGCATTTGCCACTCTGTTGAAGAAGCCGAAAAGATCGTTGCTGAAATCGGCTACCCTGTTGTAGTTCGTCCGGCATACACCATGGGTGGTGCAGGTGGCGGCTTCTGCTACAACGTCGAAGAACTCCGTACCATTTGCGGTAACGGTCTTGAACTTTCCATGACTCACCAGTGCCTCATCGAAGAATCCATTCTCGGCTGGGAAGAACTGGAAGTGGAAGTGGTTCGCGACTCCAAGAACCAGATGATCGCTATCTGCTTCATCGAAAACATTGACCCGGTGGGCGTTCATACTGGCGACTCCTTCTGCGCAGCCCCGTTCCTCACCATCGACAAGAAGCTTGAAGAAAAGCTGAAGACCGACGCTTTCAAGATTGTTGAAGCTATCGGCGTGATCGGCGGTACCAACGTTCAGTTCGCACACGACCCGAAGACTGGCCGCGTGGTGATCATCGAAATCAACCCCCGTACCTCTCGCTCCTCCGCTCTTGCTTCCAAGGCAACCGGTTTCCCCATCGCTCTCGTTTCTGCAAAGCTGGCTGCTGGCATGACTCTGGACCAGATGGACTACTGGCGCGACGGCACCCTCGAAAAGTACACCCCGAGTGGCGACTATGTGGTGCTGAAGTTTGCTCGCTGGGCATTCGAAAAGTTCCGCGGCGTTGACGATTGCCTCGGCACCCAGATGAAGGCTGTGGGCGAAGTCATGGCAATCGGTAAGACCTATAAGGAAACCCTCCAGAAGGCAATCCGCGGTCTGGAAAATGGCCGTGCAGGTCTTGGCTTTGCTAAGGACTTTAACAAGAAGACCAAGGAAGAACTTCTCGACATGATGAAGACCGCTTCCTCTGAACGTCACTTCCAGATGTACGAAGCCATCCGTAAGGGTGCAACCGACGAAGAAGTTTTCGCAGCTACTTACGAAAAGGCTTACTTCGTGCAGCAGATGCGCGAACTGGTTGAACTTGAAGAAAAGATGCTCAAGACTCCGGGTCGCATGCCTTCTGACGAACTCCTGATCCAGGCCAAGAAGGACGGCTTCGGCGACAAGTACATCGCAAAGATCCTCGGCATCCGTGAAAAGGACGTTCGTGCAAAGCGTATCGAACTTGGCATGGTTGAAGGCTGGTGCGCAGTGCCTGTTAGCGGCGTGAAGGACCAGTACTACTACTATTCTACCTACAACTGCAAGGACGAATCTACCGCCACCAACAACCCGAAGAAGATCATGATCCTCGGCGGTGGCCCGAACAGAATCGGCCAGGGTATCGAATTCGACTATTGCTGCTGCCACGCTGCAATGGCTCTCCGCGAAATGGGTTACGAAACCATCATGGTGAACTGCAACCCGGAAACCGTTTCTACCGACTACGATACCAGCGACAAGCTGTACTTCGAACCGGTTACCCTCGAAGACGTTCTCCAGATTTACAAGAAGGAACAGCCCGCTGGCGTTATCGTGCAGTTCGGTGGCCAGACTCCGCTGAACATCGCCCGCGCACTCAGCGACGAAGGCGTGAAGATTCTCGGTACCAGCATCGATTCCATCGATATCGCTGAAGACCGCGACCTGTTCCGCAAGATGATGGACCAGCT
- the pyrG gene encoding glutamine hydrolyzing CTP synthase: MALQYNYNGKTKFIIVTGGVISGLGKGVAAASIGALLSARMKVVPVKCDGYLNTDPGTMNPTEHGEVFVLDDGGECDMDFGHYERFLNVTAKKDWSLTMGRIFKMILDKERRGDYLGHTVQFIPHVTDLIKEQFYRIADQEKADVLLIEIGGTVGDLENQFYIEAARQLSHDVGRTNAMFVHLTYVPIPSGVNEQKSKPTQMSVHDLNRLGIYPEIVIGRCEEYIKPHLKEKIGLFCNLPADHVISGVDVQHVYECPLVYDAEGIPEILAKRLNIYAPPKLDQWSKLVESLKRNSVTPRKTLTVAICGKYMALEDSYASVVESIRHASAHLDLRADIRWVDTEKIETGAVSVESALKGVDAVIVPGGFGSRGIEGKIMVIQYVRENKIPFLGICYGMQLSVVEFARHVCGMKGAGTVEMESDTYHVEHPVIAYLPGQEHIKDMGATMRLGGHDILIKEGSKAQEIYGSNVARERFRHRYEVNPQYVQQIEQGDPTGANPQKLIFSGKASGEDIMQIMELTDHPYFMACQCHPELKSSLIHPAPLFLNLLKAADERT; encoded by the coding sequence ATGGCATTGCAGTACAATTACAACGGAAAGACGAAATTCATTATCGTGACCGGGGGTGTCATCTCCGGACTTGGCAAAGGGGTAGCGGCAGCGTCCATCGGGGCGCTGCTTTCTGCTAGAATGAAGGTGGTTCCCGTAAAATGTGACGGCTACCTGAATACAGACCCGGGTACCATGAACCCCACCGAACACGGCGAAGTTTTCGTGTTGGACGACGGTGGCGAGTGCGATATGGACTTCGGCCACTACGAACGCTTTTTGAACGTGACCGCCAAGAAGGACTGGAGCCTCACCATGGGCCGCATCTTCAAGATGATTCTCGACAAGGAACGTCGCGGCGATTACCTGGGACATACCGTCCAGTTCATCCCCCACGTTACCGATCTGATCAAGGAACAGTTCTACCGCATCGCCGACCAGGAAAAGGCAGACGTTCTCTTGATTGAAATCGGCGGTACCGTCGGTGACTTGGAAAATCAGTTCTACATCGAAGCCGCCCGTCAGCTGAGCCACGACGTGGGCCGCACCAACGCCATGTTCGTACACCTGACTTACGTGCCTATTCCTTCTGGCGTTAACGAACAGAAGTCCAAGCCCACCCAGATGTCCGTCCATGACTTGAACCGCCTGGGTATCTATCCGGAAATCGTTATCGGCCGTTGCGAAGAATATATCAAGCCCCATCTGAAAGAAAAGATCGGTCTGTTCTGCAACCTGCCTGCAGACCACGTGATTTCTGGTGTGGACGTACAGCACGTTTACGAATGTCCGCTGGTTTATGACGCCGAAGGCATTCCCGAAATTCTCGCCAAGCGCCTGAACATTTACGCCCCGCCCAAACTGGATCAGTGGAGCAAGCTGGTGGAATCCCTGAAGCGCAATTCCGTAACGCCCCGCAAGACTTTGACGGTCGCCATCTGCGGTAAGTACATGGCTCTGGAAGATTCCTACGCTTCTGTGGTGGAATCCATCCGTCACGCTTCCGCTCACCTGGACCTGCGCGCAGACATCCGCTGGGTGGACACAGAAAAGATTGAAACAGGTGCCGTTTCCGTAGAATCCGCATTGAAAGGCGTCGACGCCGTTATCGTTCCCGGTGGCTTCGGCAGCCGCGGTATCGAAGGCAAGATCATGGTCATCCAATATGTCCGCGAAAACAAGATTCCCTTCCTGGGCATTTGCTACGGCATGCAGCTTTCCGTGGTGGAATTTGCACGCCACGTCTGCGGCATGAAGGGAGCCGGCACCGTGGAAATGGAAAGCGACACCTACCACGTGGAACATCCGGTTATCGCCTACCTGCCCGGCCAGGAACATATCAAGGATATGGGAGCCACCATGCGTCTGGGCGGTCACGACATCCTGATCAAGGAAGGCAGCAAGGCTCAAGAAATTTATGGTTCCAACGTCGCCCGCGAACGTTTCCGCCACCGCTACGAAGTGAACCCGCAGTATGTTCAGCAGATTGAACAGGGCGACCCCACTGGCGCAAACCCGCAGAAGCTTATCTTCTCAGGAAAGGCTTCCGGCGAAGACATCATGCAGATCATGGAACTGACAGACCACCCCTACTTCATGGCTTGCCAGTGCCACCCTGAACTGAAGTCTTCCCTGATTCATCCGGCCCCGCTGTTCCTGAACTTGCTGAAGGCCGCGGACGAACGCACGTAA
- a CDS encoding S8 family serine peptidase — protein sequence MMNNKMITALVLAGGVASWAQLLYEKPVDEKVDRVSLERPSRMGESVKKFVDTQKASKKVKKVSVKSDLLGRSRNSTLTYEVDVASQQKMKVLVNDVMVEHASLETESGSFDYSASADSKNYELNGVKMSESQFQKKADNSRKKLRKNRRKFKAPRVEYMTASEIEQEISSNENVYVSEYKGVKYDGLDFGEDTYLEDFYIRTKSGIDTYAWNKGYYGQGVGIYYSEGGCVPDNYVNHNYFTQMNNCPNGVSSHAIGVARVLQSSTGESHIYGSAEVIYPEDPDKYPVPIYIGSQSWGYVYDYPYYCSADAIMDNYIYEYGVAQFVAAGNDYRYSYVSTPARSMNAVAVGAVSPIDYKYMVYSSSRNGYAHNDKPEVANFTNFYFRRDLHYSDENGSYNGRFNGTSAATPYTAGMAALLLSKYPSLKWHPEMLKAVMLVGSTRDVGNTDYDYDGIGTFKAGIPMLDRLTTSPLFKNRYWYGANNTNFDKNGRISFTESNIQKGKRYRAAISWLSSGEYVMNNQRLPQDIDLVIRQNGTIIASSASSYNPFELVDFVAPNSGEIEVVITRYRNSSASENVKLGFSILQVD from the coding sequence ATGATGAACAATAAGATGATTACGGCTTTGGTCCTGGCAGGTGGTGTTGCCTCCTGGGCCCAGCTGCTTTACGAAAAACCTGTTGACGAAAAGGTTGATCGCGTTTCTTTGGAACGTCCTTCCCGCATGGGAGAGAGCGTGAAGAAATTCGTGGATACCCAGAAGGCTTCTAAAAAGGTTAAGAAGGTTTCTGTGAAATCTGACCTTTTGGGCCGCAGCCGCAATAGCACGCTCACTTATGAAGTCGACGTGGCTTCTCAGCAGAAAATGAAGGTTTTGGTCAACGATGTCATGGTTGAACATGCCAGCCTTGAAACTGAATCGGGTTCTTTTGATTACAGCGCCTCTGCCGATTCCAAGAACTACGAACTGAACGGCGTAAAAATGTCCGAATCGCAGTTCCAGAAAAAGGCTGACAACAGTCGCAAGAAACTTCGCAAGAACAGAAGGAAGTTTAAGGCCCCTCGTGTAGAGTACATGACTGCAAGTGAAATTGAACAGGAAATTTCTTCGAACGAGAACGTTTATGTTTCCGAATATAAAGGCGTGAAGTATGATGGTCTCGATTTTGGCGAAGACACCTATCTGGAAGACTTCTATATCCGCACTAAGTCTGGTATTGATACTTACGCCTGGAATAAGGGCTACTATGGCCAGGGTGTGGGTATTTACTATAGCGAAGGTGGTTGCGTTCCCGATAACTATGTAAACCACAATTACTTTACGCAGATGAATAACTGCCCCAACGGCGTTTCTAGCCATGCAATTGGTGTGGCCCGTGTTCTGCAGTCTTCTACCGGCGAATCTCACATTTATGGATCTGCTGAGGTTATTTATCCCGAGGATCCCGATAAGTATCCTGTACCTATTTATATCGGTTCCCAGTCTTGGGGCTATGTGTACGATTACCCCTATTATTGCTCCGCTGACGCCATCATGGATAACTACATCTATGAATATGGTGTAGCCCAGTTCGTTGCTGCAGGAAACGATTACCGCTATTCCTATGTGTCGACTCCTGCAAGATCTATGAATGCTGTGGCTGTTGGAGCCGTTTCTCCCATCGATTACAAGTACATGGTCTATTCTTCCTCTAGAAATGGATATGCCCATAATGATAAGCCTGAAGTGGCCAACTTTACCAACTTCTATTTCCGCAGGGATCTTCATTACAGTGACGAGAATGGATCTTACAATGGCCGATTCAATGGAACCAGTGCTGCAACCCCTTATACGGCAGGCATGGCTGCACTCCTGTTGTCTAAGTACCCGTCTTTGAAATGGCATCCTGAAATGCTGAAGGCGGTAATGTTGGTGGGAAGTACTCGTGATGTGGGCAATACGGACTATGATTATGATGGCATCGGAACATTCAAGGCTGGCATTCCCATGCTTGACAGGCTGACTACTTCTCCCTTGTTCAAGAATCGGTACTGGTATGGTGCGAACAACACCAATTTTGACAAAAATGGAAGAATCAGTTTTACTGAATCTAATATTCAGAAGGGCAAGCGTTACCGTGCCGCTATTTCATGGCTGTCTTCGGGTGAGTACGTGATGAATAATCAGAGACTCCCTCAGGATATTGACCTGGTGATCAGGCAGAATGGGACAATCATCGCTTCGTCTGCTTCGTCGTACAATCCCTTTGAGTTGGTTGATTTTGTTGCTCCCAACTCTGGCGAAATCGAGGTGGTCATTACCCGCTATAGAAACAGCTCTGCATCCGAAAACGTGAAGCTTGGCTTTAGCATTCTGCAGGTGGACTAA
- a CDS encoding FISUMP domain-containing protein, whose product MNKKIFKLVASAIALTLCACGNDSTSPEDDPASSTSEIQSSTSKDQPSSSSSKDTSSSSKEKSSSSEKVSSSSEETSSSSDEPESSSSEDISSSSEEISSSSEDISSSSEQPFETGVLIDTRDNQTYKTVKIGTTNWMAQNLNYNFNDNYGNSCPNNDEENCAKFGRFYSLGTAMDSSAVFSSNGRRCGTDNYCEAQGAIRGICPKGWRLPNKNDFAELIEIAGGANQAGMNLKATTSWTPDDNASPATDLLGFSMFATGLADPYHYDHDAKEFRTRYYDQGIKGVILSSDYEDNHELTVLLLQNDSDKASIISQDREIWTPVRCVESKETDQYFDIPDPFADEP is encoded by the coding sequence ATGAACAAGAAAATCTTCAAATTGGTTGCTTCGGCAATCGCGCTCACGTTATGCGCCTGCGGTAACGATTCCACCAGCCCGGAAGACGATCCCGCCTCCAGCACCAGCGAAATTCAGTCCTCCACAAGCAAAGATCAGCCCTCGTCCAGCTCTTCCAAGGACACTTCCAGTTCTTCTAAAGAAAAATCCAGTTCTTCAGAAAAGGTTTCCAGTTCTTCCGAAGAAACTTCCAGTTCCTCTGACGAACCGGAATCTTCCTCCAGCGAAGACATTTCATCTTCTAGCGAAGAAATTTCTTCTTCCAGCGAAGACATCAGCTCTTCCAGCGAACAGCCTTTTGAAACAGGCGTCTTGATCGATACCCGCGATAATCAGACGTACAAGACGGTTAAAATCGGGACCACCAACTGGATGGCCCAGAACCTGAATTACAATTTCAACGACAATTACGGCAACTCCTGTCCCAACAATGACGAAGAGAATTGCGCTAAATTCGGACGTTTCTACTCTCTGGGCACGGCCATGGACTCTTCGGCCGTCTTCAGTTCCAACGGAAGAAGATGCGGCACCGACAACTACTGCGAGGCCCAGGGTGCCATTCGCGGCATCTGCCCCAAAGGTTGGCGTTTGCCCAACAAGAACGACTTCGCCGAATTGATTGAAATCGCCGGCGGCGCAAATCAGGCCGGAATGAACCTGAAGGCAACAACCAGCTGGACACCCGACGACAATGCCTCCCCCGCCACAGACCTCCTGGGATTTTCCATGTTCGCCACAGGTTTGGCAGACCCCTACCATTACGACCACGACGCCAAGGAATTCCGCACACGTTATTACGACCAGGGAATAAAGGGAGTCATTCTTTCTAGCGATTACGAAGACAACCACGAGTTAACTGTTCTCCTTCTGCAAAACGATTCCGACAAGGCAAGCATCATCAGTCAGGATCGAGAAATCTGGACACCCGTACGCTGCGTCGAAAGCAAGGAAACCGATCAGTACTTCGACATTCCCGACCCATTCGCAGACGAGCCCTAA